A window of the Chanodichthys erythropterus isolate Z2021 chromosome 21, ASM2448905v1, whole genome shotgun sequence genome harbors these coding sequences:
- the fam83c gene encoding protein FAM83C translates to MISSEALRPTPNPARKGKLASRLEEVKNPWRTGSTLELSHNETARLATDALLEQGEKEYKKVLHDEREVNFLSSLEIRYITEYVAKSSGADSGINGVDMEEDTMSELTSGTYFPMMSDEEPPMLELGWPEASNRCGPTEAQIYFQRDKSQNVKDLIRSLISKAKKVIAIVMDIFTDVDLFCDLMEASNKRRVPVYILLDEKNLSHFLSMCSELDIQNSHLSNMRIRSVCGDTYCTKSGKKFSGQVQEKFMIIDCEEVIAGSYSFTWLSAQVHSNMLMQFSGHITDCFDREFRCMYADSQIIDRFHNPDEDDLPGYSYNMPAPNFGMDFLANYGSKEKVYSENSSSQSSGSVSSIKAAPPGMKPVYKVTHDKKNPDILHKTPDWKEVTSSALQMPQGTHMRRGSLNDTHQNQTVQSAGVEWSKVGAAEYLRTNIAGQTSKIQSLGLYSSPKPPSPTQQSPTDNRISPKHRLPAPFLSKFTELFSTKDKDPHLLQKKPSHSSPFGGPDLSQNEPESKQLPPPPGPLPMDRMGPEKGIHRRDEKRMTLGHSKLDLVNHYNKLNKSKQVYSRFELKNNMPQ, encoded by the exons ATGATCAGTTCAGAGGCTTTGCGTCCGACCCCGAACCCTGCGCGTAAAGGGAAGCTCGCGTCCAGGCTGGAGGAGGTGAAGAACCCCTGGAGAACCGGATCAACACTAGAGCTCAGCCACAATGAAACCGCGCGGCTCGCCACCGACGCGCTCTTGGAACAGGGCGAGAAGGAGTATAAAAAAGTCTTGCATGACGAAAGAGAAGTAAACTTTTTGTCTTCGCTGGAAATACGCTATATCACCGAATATGTGGCCAAAAGTAGTGGCGCGGACAGCGGGATTAATGGAGTGGACATGGAGGAAGACACGATGTCAGAGCTCACTTCAGGGACTTATTTCCCCATGATGTCCGACGAGGAGCCTCCAATGTTGGAACTGGGCTGGCCAGAGGCTTCCAACCGATGTGGACCCACAGAAGCGCAGATATACTTTCAGAGGGACAAGTCGCAAAATGTCAAAGATCTCATTCGATCACTTATTAGTAAAGCCAAGAAG GTTATCGCAATAGTCATGGATATTTTTACAGACGTGGATTTGTTCTGTGATTTAATGGAGGCCTCCAACAAACGCCGGGTTCCTGTATATATTCTACTGGACGAGAAGAATCTCTCCCATTTCTTGAGCATGTGCTCAGAACTAGATATCCAGAATTCACACTTGAGT aatatgcGGATAAGAAGTGTATGTGGAGACACGTATTGCACCAAAAGTGGGAAGAAATTCTCAGGTCAGGTTCAAGAGAAATTCATGATCATTGACTGTGAGGAAGTCATAGCTGGATCCTACAG ttTTACATGGCTTTCCGCTCAGGTCCATAGCAACATGCTGATGCAGTTCTCCGGCCACATTACAGACTGCTTTGATCGTGAATTCCGCTGTATGTATGCAGATTCCCAAATAATAGACCGTTTCCACAATCCAGATGAAGACGATCTGCCCGGTTACTCTTACAACATGCCTGCACCAAACTTTGGGATGGACTTCCTTGCGAACTACGGCAGCAAGGAGAAAGTGTATTCTGAGAACTCCAGTAGCCAATCCAGTGGTAGCGTTTCCAGCATCAAAGCTGCACCTCCAGGCATGAAACCTGTTTACAAAGTCACGCATGACAAGAAGAACCCGGACATCTTGCATAAGACTCCTGACTGGAAAGAAGTCACGAGTTCAGCACTTCAAATGCCTCAAGGAACCCACATGAGAAGAGGTTCTCTTAACGACACCCACCAAAATCAGACAGTTCAGTCCGCCGGGGTGGAATGGTCCAAAGTCGGAGCAGCAGAGTATCTACGCACAAACATTGCTGGACAGACATCCAAAATCCAGTCTTTAGGTCTCTACAGTTCTCCAAAACCTCCATCACCAACTCAACAATCTCCAACCGACAACAGGATCTCCCCAAAACATCGACTCCCTGCCCCTTTCCTCAGTAAGTTCACGGAGTTGTTCTCCACAAAGGACAAGGACCCTCACCTCCTCCAGAAGAAGCCTTCTCATTCCTCTCCATTCGGTGGGCCAGATCTTTCTCAGAACGAGCCGGAGAGTAAGCAACTTCCTCCTCCACCAGGCCCCTTGCCAATGGACAGGATGGGCCCGGAGAAAGGGATACATCGGCGGGACGAGAAACGCATGACGTTAGGTCACAGCAAATTGGACCTTGTCAACCATTACAACAAGTTGAACAAATCCAAGCAGGTATATAGTCGATTTGAGCTAAAGAACAACATGCCTCAGTAA